One window from the genome of Treponema sp. OMZ 838 encodes:
- a CDS encoding adenosine deaminase, with amino-acid sequence MKDIEYLKSRPKSDTHNHLNLSMKYERYKHWAGMAIPNFPRKMTGLDEMHMVIGTYTRPRCQTAKDVKDLFEMSIQDAIADNVVWLETSVDINFLKHYDNNLDKFLSDISGLVSKYKKQIEIRPEVGISKTLDRDFIRTWVYPLFESKIFNNVDLYGPEVFEGIEDFVYIFKLAEKYNIKKKAHVGEFSDAQSVRRFVELFDLDEVQHGIGAAADDSVLQFLADRKIRCNVCPMSNVMLSAVSSLKEHPIKKMIDAGIPIGLGTDDLLFFGKTNSDQLYDMLKCGLITDADAEMLMAVRD; translated from the coding sequence ATGAAAGATATTGAGTATTTAAAATCGCGACCGAAGTCGGATACGCATAATCACCTTAACTTGAGCATGAAGTATGAACGCTACAAGCATTGGGCTGGTATGGCTATTCCGAATTTTCCCCGTAAAATGACCGGCCTCGATGAAATGCACATGGTAATCGGTACTTATACCCGCCCGCGCTGTCAAACGGCAAAGGATGTTAAGGATCTTTTTGAAATGTCCATTCAGGATGCGATTGCAGATAATGTTGTATGGCTGGAAACGTCCGTCGATATAAATTTTCTAAAACATTACGATAACAATCTTGACAAGTTCTTATCGGATATTTCGGGGCTTGTTTCAAAGTACAAAAAGCAAATTGAAATACGCCCCGAAGTCGGTATTTCGAAAACACTTGACCGCGATTTTATTCGTACGTGGGTATATCCGCTTTTTGAAAGCAAGATATTCAACAATGTTGACTTATACGGTCCGGAAGTTTTTGAGGGTATTGAAGATTTTGTCTATATTTTTAAGCTTGCCGAAAAATATAATATAAAAAAGAAAGCCCATGTCGGAGAATTTTCCGATGCACAGTCTGTCCGCCGCTTTGTCGAACTTTTCGATTTGGATGAAGTACAGCACGGTATTGGGGCCGCTGCCGATGATTCGGTTTTGCAATTCTTGGCCGACCGTAAAATACGCTGTAATGTATGCCCGATGAGTAATGTGATGCTGAGCGCTGTTTCCAGTTTAAAAGAACACCCCATCAAAAAAATGATCGATGCGGGAATTCCAATCGGACTTGGCACTGATGATTTGTTGTTCTTTGGAAAGACAAACAGCGATCAGCTCTACGATATGCTTAAATGCGGACTCATTACGGACGCCGATGCTGAAATGCTGATGGCGGTGCGCGATTAA
- a CDS encoding PspC domain-containing protein — MKKKLYRSESDKKICGVCGGIAEYFDIDSTVIRLLWILATLFFGSGIFCYIICALVIPINREEPLEYEYVRKGENDMEQ; from the coding sequence ATGAAAAAGAAACTCTATCGAAGCGAAAGCGATAAAAAAATCTGTGGTGTATGCGGTGGTATTGCCGAATACTTTGATATCGACTCAACCGTTATCCGGTTGTTGTGGATTCTTGCGACTCTTTTTTTCGGAAGCGGCATTTTCTGCTACATTATTTGTGCATTGGTAATCCCGATTAACAGAGAGGAACCGCTCGAATATGAATATGTCCGCAAAGGTGAAAATGATATGGAGCAATAA
- a CDS encoding DUF1700 domain-containing protein encodes MTRKEFMLELAARLHRLPQEDLRAALQYYEEYFEEAGSQNEQEVIRELRSPAHVASKILSDYAVKEAKKARASTKSGWHAFWFTILAICAAPVAVPLIIAAVVTIVALGFAGFAVVFALIIAAGAIFIKGIGTLFFGSATALLLFGSALILVGFALLIFYGISALIAGIGKHIKNKSNK; translated from the coding sequence ATGACCCGTAAAGAATTTATGCTCGAGCTTGCCGCGCGGCTGCACCGGTTACCGCAAGAAGATTTGCGAGCTGCATTGCAATATTATGAAGAATACTTTGAGGAGGCCGGCAGCCAAAATGAACAAGAAGTCATACGGGAACTGAGAAGCCCCGCACACGTTGCTTCAAAAATTTTATCCGATTACGCCGTAAAAGAAGCAAAAAAAGCCCGAGCCTCTACTAAAAGCGGCTGGCACGCTTTTTGGTTTACCATATTGGCGATTTGCGCCGCGCCTGTTGCGGTACCGCTTATCATCGCAGCAGTGGTAACCATCGTAGCACTCGGATTTGCCGGATTTGCAGTTGTTTTTGCCTTGATAATTGCAGCAGGTGCCATTTTTATCAAAGGCATTGGCACATTGTTTTTCGGCTCTGCTACTGCCTTATTACTCTTCGGCAGTGCATTAATACTGGTAGGTTTTGCACTCCTGATTTTTTACGGCATCAGCGCCTTAATTGCCGGTATTGGGAAGCATATTAAGAACAAATCAAATAAATAG
- the deoC gene encoding deoxyribose-phosphate aldolase, producing the protein MELNKYIDHTLLKPNAVEPEIIALCKEAKEYHFASVCVNPCNVALVKKELTGSDVMTCSVIGFPFGTQTTEVKCAETEQAIKDGADEIDMVINIGKLLEGNTAYVEKEIAALASLCHAKKAHLKVIVETCYLSEKDIANVCAAVEQAGADFIKTSTGYGSRGASLEDIALFKKYLKKDTKIKASGGIRSREDALKYIEAGCSRIGTSSGIKIIKG; encoded by the coding sequence ATGGAATTGAATAAGTATATCGATCATACTTTATTAAAGCCGAATGCCGTCGAGCCGGAAATTATTGCATTGTGCAAGGAAGCAAAGGAATATCATTTTGCTTCGGTTTGTGTGAATCCCTGCAATGTTGCACTGGTAAAAAAAGAGCTTACGGGTTCCGATGTTATGACGTGCAGCGTTATCGGTTTTCCGTTTGGAACGCAAACAACCGAAGTAAAATGCGCTGAAACCGAGCAGGCTATAAAAGACGGCGCCGATGAAATTGATATGGTGATCAATATCGGAAAACTGCTGGAAGGAAATACTGCGTATGTCGAAAAAGAAATTGCTGCGCTTGCCTCGCTTTGCCATGCGAAAAAAGCTCATTTAAAGGTAATCGTCGAGACCTGCTATTTGTCCGAAAAGGATATTGCGAATGTCTGTGCCGCGGTTGAACAAGCCGGAGCAGATTTTATTAAAACATCTACCGGTTACGGTTCACGTGGAGCATCGCTTGAGGATATTGCATTATTTAAAAAATACCTCAAAAAGGATACAAAGATTAAGGCTTCCGGAGGTATCCGCAGTCGCGAGGATGCGCTTAAATATATAGAGGCGGGATGTTCGAGGATTGGCACCAGCAGCGGCATCAAAATAATTAAAGGATAA
- a CDS encoding lipopolysaccharide assembly protein LapB, whose protein sequence is MSESLDFIFERANSALITQDFEYAERLLTNALKKHPDMLPGDREKVESLLARVYGDEGNLEQSLATYLRLYERAPDNIDLMLSLGRIYRHLGRYDDALEILTKAQAAGGDTDEVLYNFAKTYKRMGDYAKSAEYFSRAIEVKPDHAHAYDRLGNLYVLTGETDKAIEIYKQGLRVDANHPYLNFHLAGLLRKEKRYEEAIVYYNSALRVNPAWGEVLAGIAAAYLELDKLDDALNAYRSLLRVTGENASVYTELGYLFEKKQLQQEAEQYYYDALAIDSGYAPAALALTNLLEKKQRYNEALPILLTAEAAPVNADNHALRLKAIQMCMYAKDYAKAHELLGRLDTEHSNSLNALKLRGQLFALTGELEQAEDTFKQILKMAPSAIEFRQELAEQYLLAHKYEEAKEQLKLFLRQKPSDISALMALGRTEELLNNPQAAYQEYQKVLELKPNAIEARSALSRLFQKRGDTLEALKTANEILNMQSGFESDAPEQDIAASLDLYEQAAEKYIADPLLTKNLEQLKSDDSYLYISPSELNPEPKQSIPSLRDISMSEREIPFEMLIEGTEEVKELPPEKDDAALSGIQLIGAQQSDIAGQSSFSSYSSAGVEPYTFGAGNSDTAGFAAAGNSAGGAPQISSRLPNGQVGAASNETFASPVDELYLNPDHVENNAALGVGGISQKNVQALYKRQNLLRDEVVQERLKDLDVYGTTIGFLQDVISDIDKQLDENRYAQAVEVLAEKIAENLSRKMPLQSALLEQEPEEQQIQSDEQAVQESAEISQDETAPAAEEETVAVTTAGESEVGEAEAAEEDGLQIAEMQETFPDMEEDCAPVDRDVSVHDDSVQVIETAEEDIFGTEEDKAVSLETETIPVDEIMDQDYSEAVTKDATEEEAVDISSDFNQEEGTDVTVDTDEDSASENLESKEVYAPSDNEAPFVLDQEQKNLLWCHAKHQIKDSPSLEQYLNTTDPEQLAQLFLYLRDLAIYLPQEELEVFLNSSERIQIYYIIARLSGELGLKERANLIKQASSVANDHLPYNDAAVFKLLSYLRDLSIELPDQELGTRVRQELEQVMANMSAVLPDLS, encoded by the coding sequence ATGTCGGAGTCACTTGATTTTATCTTTGAACGTGCAAATTCAGCTTTAATTACTCAAGACTTTGAATATGCCGAACGTTTGTTGACCAATGCGCTGAAAAAGCATCCGGATATGTTGCCGGGTGACAGGGAAAAAGTTGAGAGCTTGTTAGCGCGTGTGTATGGAGATGAAGGTAATCTTGAACAGTCGCTTGCAACCTATCTCCGCTTATATGAACGTGCTCCCGATAATATTGACTTGATGCTGAGTCTCGGCCGTATTTATCGGCATTTGGGACGTTATGACGATGCGCTTGAGATATTAACTAAAGCGCAAGCGGCCGGCGGTGATACCGACGAAGTATTGTACAATTTTGCAAAGACCTATAAAAGAATGGGCGACTATGCAAAATCTGCGGAATATTTTTCCCGTGCAATCGAAGTTAAGCCCGACCATGCTCACGCCTATGACCGGCTCGGCAATCTTTATGTCTTAACCGGTGAGACGGATAAAGCAATTGAAATATATAAACAAGGTCTTCGTGTAGACGCTAATCATCCCTATTTAAATTTTCACCTTGCCGGACTTTTACGCAAAGAAAAGCGGTATGAAGAAGCGATTGTATATTACAATTCGGCACTTCGTGTTAATCCTGCATGGGGTGAAGTGTTAGCGGGTATCGCTGCTGCGTATTTAGAGTTGGATAAACTTGATGATGCGTTGAATGCCTATCGCTCGTTGCTTCGTGTAACCGGTGAAAATGCCTCGGTCTATACTGAGCTTGGTTATCTTTTTGAAAAGAAACAGCTTCAGCAGGAGGCTGAGCAATACTATTATGATGCATTGGCAATCGATTCCGGGTACGCTCCTGCTGCACTTGCCTTAACGAATCTTTTAGAAAAAAAACAGCGATATAACGAAGCGCTTCCGATATTGCTTACTGCAGAAGCTGCACCGGTAAATGCCGACAATCATGCCTTACGGCTTAAAGCTATTCAAATGTGCATGTATGCTAAAGATTATGCAAAGGCACACGAGCTTTTGGGGCGGCTGGACACGGAACATAGTAACAGCCTCAACGCACTAAAACTACGGGGGCAGCTGTTTGCCCTTACAGGTGAGCTTGAGCAAGCTGAAGATACCTTCAAACAAATATTAAAAATGGCACCTTCAGCAATAGAGTTCCGTCAAGAACTTGCAGAACAATACCTCTTGGCTCATAAATATGAGGAAGCAAAGGAGCAGCTTAAACTCTTCTTGCGGCAAAAGCCGAGCGATATTTCTGCGTTGATGGCATTAGGTAGAACCGAAGAATTGCTGAATAATCCTCAAGCTGCATATCAGGAATATCAAAAAGTGCTCGAGTTAAAGCCGAATGCTATTGAAGCCCGCTCCGCTCTTTCGAGATTATTCCAAAAACGGGGAGACACACTTGAAGCGTTAAAAACAGCAAATGAGATTCTTAATATGCAGAGTGGCTTCGAATCGGATGCTCCTGAACAAGATATAGCTGCCTCGCTTGATCTCTATGAGCAGGCTGCAGAAAAGTATATAGCCGATCCGTTGTTAACTAAAAACCTTGAACAGCTAAAATCCGATGATTCATATCTTTATATATCTCCGTCCGAATTGAATCCGGAGCCGAAACAAAGTATTCCTTCATTGAGGGATATATCGATGTCCGAACGGGAGATTCCTTTTGAAATGCTCATCGAAGGAACGGAAGAGGTAAAAGAACTTCCGCCGGAAAAAGACGATGCTGCACTCAGCGGTATCCAATTAATCGGCGCCCAACAATCGGATATAGCCGGTCAGTCGTCATTTTCCTCCTATTCAAGCGCGGGGGTTGAACCCTATACGTTCGGTGCAGGAAATTCAGATACTGCCGGCTTTGCCGCAGCAGGGAACAGCGCCGGCGGTGCACCGCAAATAAGCAGCCGTCTACCGAATGGTCAAGTAGGGGCAGCCTCCAATGAGACGTTTGCTTCACCTGTTGATGAACTGTATCTTAATCCCGATCACGTTGAAAACAACGCCGCCCTTGGCGTTGGCGGTATATCTCAAAAAAATGTACAAGCGCTGTATAAACGCCAGAATCTTCTTCGCGACGAGGTTGTACAGGAAAGATTGAAAGATCTGGATGTCTACGGCACGACAATCGGTTTTTTGCAGGATGTCATTTCAGATATTGATAAGCAGCTTGATGAAAATCGATATGCTCAGGCTGTTGAGGTTTTAGCAGAAAAGATTGCCGAAAACCTGAGTCGAAAAATGCCGCTTCAATCAGCTCTTCTAGAACAAGAACCTGAGGAGCAACAGATTCAATCGGATGAGCAAGCAGTGCAAGAATCAGCGGAAATATCCCAAGACGAAACAGCACCAGCCGCCGAAGAAGAAACCGTTGCAGTAACCACAGCAGGAGAATCCGAAGTCGGAGAAGCCGAAGCAGCAGAAGAAGACGGGCTGCAGATTGCCGAAATGCAGGAAACTTTCCCCGATATGGAAGAAGATTGTGCTCCGGTTGATAGGGATGTATCGGTGCATGATGATAGCGTGCAGGTTATCGAAACTGCGGAAGAAGATATTTTTGGCACCGAGGAAGATAAGGCGGTTTCGCTTGAAACCGAAACGATTCCGGTTGATGAAATAATGGATCAAGATTATTCCGAAGCGGTTACAAAAGACGCAACGGAAGAAGAAGCTGTAGATATTTCATCTGATTTCAATCAAGAAGAAGGCACGGACGTTACCGTTGATACTGATGAAGACTCTGCTTCCGAAAATTTGGAAAGCAAGGAAGTATATGCGCCGAGTGATAACGAAGCTCCGTTTGTTCTTGATCAAGAACAGAAAAACCTTTTGTGGTGCCATGCAAAACATCAGATTAAAGACTCTCCTTCGCTTGAACAATATCTTAATACTACGGATCCTGAGCAGCTTGCTCAGTTGTTCTTGTATTTGCGCGATCTAGCTATCTATCTTCCACAGGAAGAACTTGAAGTTTTCCTTAACAGCAGCGAAAGAATACAGATTTATTATATTATTGCTCGATTGTCGGGAGAATTGGGGCTTAAAGAACGGGCGAACCTTATTAAGCAGGCTTCTAGTGTAGCGAATGATCATCTCCCGTATAATGATGCGGCTGTATTTAAATTGCTCAGCTATTTGCGTGATTTAAGTATTGAGTTACCTGATCAGGAATTAGGAACGAGAGTAAGACAAGAGTTGGAACAAGTAATGGCGAATATGTCGGCAGTGTTGCCTGACTTATCATAA
- a CDS encoding PadR family transcriptional regulator: MLFSINSGLLEACVLALLSNEDSYGYKLTQDVKDVMSISESTLYPVLKRLQTAGFLETYDMPIDGRNRKYYRITPAGKRQQSLYCDEWKSYKELIEKIFKGAQRS, encoded by the coding sequence GTGCTTTTTTCAATTAACTCAGGACTGCTTGAAGCCTGTGTGCTTGCCCTCTTGAGTAATGAAGATTCCTACGGCTATAAGCTAACGCAAGACGTAAAGGACGTCATGTCTATTTCCGAATCGACACTCTATCCGGTATTAAAACGGCTGCAAACGGCGGGTTTTCTAGAAACGTATGACATGCCCATTGATGGACGCAATAGAAAATACTATCGTATAACACCCGCAGGAAAACGGCAGCAGAGCCTATACTGTGACGAATGGAAGTCTTACAAGGAATTGATCGAAAAAATTTTTAAAGGAGCACAACGTTCATGA
- a CDS encoding thioesterase family protein — MEVGIKGDYTFVVTKEMLATAVGSGTVEVFATPAMIARMEDTATRSVMPYLDEGQATVGTHVDVRHLDATPEGMKVFIHTELVEINANGKFLTFQVEARDERGVIGSGIHERAIINVGRFMEKVNKKKNA, encoded by the coding sequence ATGGAAGTCGGGATTAAAGGAGATTATACCTTTGTTGTTACAAAGGAGATGCTCGCAACTGCGGTGGGTAGCGGAACGGTGGAGGTATTTGCGACACCGGCTATGATTGCTCGAATGGAAGATACGGCAACGCGCAGCGTGATGCCGTATTTGGACGAGGGGCAGGCAACGGTCGGTACCCATGTGGATGTACGGCATCTTGATGCAACCCCTGAGGGAATGAAGGTGTTTATCCATACCGAATTGGTAGAGATCAATGCAAATGGAAAATTTCTGACCTTTCAGGTTGAAGCGCGTGATGAGCGCGGCGTGATAGGCAGCGGTATTCATGAACGGGCGATTATTAATGTTGGCCGCTTTATGGAAAAAGTGAATAAAAAGAAAAACGCATAA
- a CDS encoding tetratricopeptide repeat protein — translation MQLTLAARLMRLLYPFETIDWNAPNYQQTDPYLDALTQIEKGLYPQNLGMNTFFDAVIPAIILTKGVGVQEYADALEKRLFIARNLNPSSVLPSYLSGLLYEQRGKLSDAENYYQTAWEQDESCYPAGMRFAYLALFSNNIETSYKIAEKLYARYPNAVTIQLLLAETYLEKGNLEKAEEIVSAVLKKNNDFGRAFFLQVRLHIEKKEYLAANAMLDEFAKQNKVDKDYLLLRHRVLLEWSKNIAEAKQCLERAASFYPQSPDVVLACANFCFETKNTVNGKTANDFINALLKQNPRNILAIRLLVKEDIAEKRWGSAFERAQYLYENNPSEEDIVLYARVCAGMNNWEEAVTTAQAAYNAASKQPSDEIITLYLQALYGAKKYGMLVQVINRHLSDARSALKSVLIYYQSLLASNDEDKLALLRSSLLSDPRSSLTLFALYEWYFRHKDYRKAYYYLQQVIALDPYNKTYLQLAEKLERLQ, via the coding sequence TTGCAATTAACATTGGCTGCCCGATTGATGCGTCTCTTATATCCGTTTGAGACTATCGATTGGAATGCGCCGAATTATCAACAAACTGATCCGTATCTTGATGCATTGACTCAGATCGAAAAAGGTCTTTATCCACAAAATCTTGGAATGAATACGTTTTTTGATGCGGTTATTCCGGCAATAATTTTAACAAAGGGTGTAGGGGTACAGGAATACGCTGATGCATTGGAAAAACGTCTCTTTATTGCAAGAAATTTAAATCCTTCTTCTGTACTGCCTTCTTACCTTTCGGGACTCTTATATGAGCAGCGTGGTAAACTTTCGGATGCAGAGAATTACTATCAAACGGCATGGGAACAAGATGAGAGCTGCTATCCGGCCGGTATGCGCTTTGCATATTTAGCTCTTTTTAGTAATAATATTGAAACATCATATAAAATTGCTGAAAAATTGTATGCGCGCTATCCTAATGCAGTAACAATTCAACTATTGCTGGCAGAAACATATCTTGAAAAAGGAAATCTTGAAAAGGCAGAGGAGATTGTTTCTGCAGTTCTCAAAAAAAACAATGACTTTGGACGTGCGTTTTTTTTGCAAGTCCGGCTGCATATAGAAAAAAAAGAATATTTAGCAGCAAATGCCATGCTTGATGAATTTGCAAAACAAAATAAGGTTGATAAGGATTATCTTTTGCTGCGGCACCGTGTGTTACTTGAATGGAGTAAAAATATTGCCGAGGCAAAACAATGCCTTGAAAGAGCCGCCTCTTTTTATCCGCAATCACCGGATGTTGTTCTTGCTTGTGCGAATTTTTGTTTTGAAACAAAAAATACTGTTAATGGGAAAACAGCGAATGATTTTATTAATGCACTTTTAAAACAGAATCCGCGTAATATTCTAGCAATTCGTCTTCTGGTTAAAGAGGATATAGCTGAAAAACGATGGGGAAGTGCCTTTGAACGTGCTCAGTATCTATATGAAAACAATCCTTCTGAGGAAGATATCGTGTTATATGCTCGTGTCTGTGCAGGAATGAATAACTGGGAAGAGGCGGTGACTACGGCACAAGCTGCATATAACGCTGCTTCGAAACAGCCTTCCGACGAAATTATTACGTTGTATTTACAGGCTCTTTACGGTGCAAAAAAATATGGTATGCTGGTGCAAGTGATTAATCGGCATCTCTCCGATGCTCGTTCTGCATTAAAGTCGGTTTTAATTTATTATCAGTCATTACTTGCATCCAATGATGAAGATAAACTTGCTCTTTTACGGTCGAGCCTTTTATCCGATCCGCGCAGTTCTTTGACGCTCTTTGCTCTCTACGAGTGGTATTTTAGACATAAAGACTACCGAAAGGCATATTATTATTTACAACAAGTTATTGCGCTTGACCCTTACAACAAGACGTATCTCCAACTCGCTGAAAAATTAGAAAGACTTCAATAG
- the mnmG gene encoding tRNA uridine-5-carboxymethylaminomethyl(34) synthesis enzyme MnmG, translating to MNFRYSDYDVIVVGGGHAGIEASLAAARMGAQTLLITQTVDTIGRMSCNPSIGGVSKGNIVREIDALGGEMGKLADACMIQYRLLNKSRGPAVQSPRIQADKFLYAQTAQYTLEKEKNLHIYQDTVVDVISSQTAESGLVDGGTIQAVLTARGRTISARAVVLTTGTFMEGKIYIGEFEAEEGRLGEKAAIGLGTALAHKGFTMSRLKTGTPCRVLRKSVDLSQLEIQEADAVMRPFSFDTAEIFRPSAVCYVCYTNEHTHEVIRQNFHRSPLFSGKIHATGARYCPSIEDKVRKFPERTRHQLYIEPEGLMSDELYINGFSSSLPEDVQDQMLRTLTGFSDAVITRPAYAVDYAVVSPLQLGPDLQTRRIAGLFTAGQINGTSGYEEAGGQGLIAGINATLYARACSNTQPAAYEPFTLRRDEAYIGVMIDDLITQGVDEPYRMFTARAEYRLKLRHDTADERLTERAYRIGLQKQSSFTRLQEKLVQRGELIKHWRGVKITGSIVEAEPALQCHLGKSLADALHDPLIPLELICRCDPASAQYSQAIKSAAELEIRYEHYIIAQDKRIDKMKKMETSRIPPNFNYDGVSGLSTESLARLKRVMPATIGQASRIPGIRPSDIMVLMVAIK from the coding sequence ATGAATTTTCGTTATTCGGACTATGACGTGATTGTCGTCGGCGGAGGGCACGCGGGCATCGAAGCCTCGCTCGCTGCTGCACGGATGGGCGCACAAACCCTCCTTATTACACAAACGGTTGATACTATCGGCAGGATGTCCTGCAACCCCTCGATTGGCGGTGTTTCCAAAGGCAATATCGTGCGGGAAATAGATGCGCTCGGCGGCGAAATGGGAAAACTCGCCGATGCATGTATGATTCAATACCGCCTTCTCAATAAAAGCCGCGGGCCGGCAGTGCAATCCCCCCGCATTCAGGCGGACAAATTCTTATATGCGCAGACTGCGCAGTACACCCTCGAAAAAGAAAAAAATCTCCATATTTATCAAGATACGGTTGTTGATGTTATCTCCTCGCAGACTGCGGAAAGCGGGCTTGTGGATGGAGGAACCATACAAGCGGTGTTGACGGCGCGCGGCAGGACAATTTCCGCGCGGGCGGTGGTGCTTACCACCGGAACCTTTATGGAAGGGAAAATCTACATCGGCGAGTTCGAAGCTGAAGAAGGCCGCCTCGGTGAAAAAGCGGCAATCGGACTCGGTACAGCCCTTGCACACAAGGGCTTCACGATGAGTAGGCTCAAAACCGGTACCCCCTGCCGCGTACTGAGAAAATCCGTCGATCTTTCTCAGCTGGAAATACAGGAGGCGGATGCCGTGATGCGCCCGTTCTCCTTCGACACGGCGGAAATATTCCGCCCCTCGGCAGTGTGCTATGTCTGCTACACCAACGAGCATACCCACGAGGTTATCCGGCAAAACTTTCACCGCTCGCCGCTTTTTTCGGGAAAAATTCACGCAACGGGCGCCCGCTACTGCCCTTCCATCGAGGACAAAGTACGGAAGTTCCCCGAACGCACGCGGCATCAGCTGTATATCGAACCGGAAGGCCTGATGAGCGATGAGCTGTACATCAACGGATTTTCATCTTCGCTGCCGGAGGATGTGCAGGATCAAATGCTCCGCACCCTCACCGGTTTTTCCGATGCCGTGATTACCCGCCCCGCGTATGCGGTTGACTATGCGGTTGTCTCTCCGCTGCAGCTGGGGCCGGACTTACAAACCCGCCGGATCGCGGGGCTTTTTACCGCAGGGCAGATCAACGGAACATCCGGCTACGAAGAAGCGGGCGGGCAAGGCCTCATCGCCGGAATCAACGCAACGCTGTACGCCCGAGCTTGCAGCAACACACAACCGGCAGCCTACGAACCGTTCACACTCCGCCGCGACGAAGCCTACATCGGCGTGATGATCGACGACCTTATCACGCAAGGGGTCGATGAACCCTACCGGATGTTCACCGCCCGCGCCGAATACCGGCTCAAGCTCCGGCACGATACCGCCGACGAGCGGCTCACCGAGCGGGCATACCGCATCGGCTTGCAAAAGCAAAGCTCCTTTACCCGCCTGCAAGAAAAACTTGTGCAGCGCGGCGAGCTTATCAAACACTGGCGAGGGGTGAAAATTACCGGCAGCATTGTGGAGGCGGAACCCGCGTTGCAGTGTCATCTCGGCAAATCCCTCGCCGACGCGCTGCACGATCCGCTCATCCCGCTTGAGCTAATTTGCCGATGCGATCCCGCAAGCGCACAGTATTCCCAGGCAATTAAAAGCGCAGCGGAGCTGGAAATCCGCTATGAGCATTACATTATTGCACAGGATAAACGAATTGATAAAATGAAGAAGATGGAAACGAGCCGTATCCCGCCGAATTTTAACTACGATGGGGTTTCGGGGCTTTCGACGGAATCGCTTGCGCGCTTAAAGCGGGTAATGCCCGCAACAATCGGACAGGCAAGCAGAATTCCCGGCATCCGCCCGTCTGATATAATGGTGTTGATGGTAGCAATTAAATAA
- a CDS encoding DUF4097 family beta strand repeat-containing protein: MKRRIRTAFAIIGIGGLLIIIGILMGGSVKKTFYNEYHDEKWSMDEEWNMDNKNTGIALSADMHETQLPTSISALNRLKADVSYVTLRIIPHDKQSVTYSIMNNTKKMRASVQAEGNTLMISTEKERKWNWFFGWSPDIGRAKIVITVKIPQNMLFDTADINIGAGSLLLDSFTANQRFTLNAGAAAIDIKNITASNVDIKTGIGETVFRNCSFTDTVMNTGIGETSFDGKICKNLDINAGIGEIDMRINGKKDDYLINATSGIGSILIDGRSARGLDSTFRINNQNALHTICVKAGIGKVNIRFAE; the protein is encoded by the coding sequence ATGAAAAGAAGAATTCGAACGGCATTTGCAATTATCGGAATTGGGGGATTGCTCATCATCATTGGCATTCTGATGGGCGGTAGCGTTAAAAAGACTTTCTATAACGAATATCACGATGAAAAGTGGAGTATGGACGAGGAGTGGAATATGGATAACAAGAATACCGGTATTGCCCTATCGGCTGATATGCATGAAACACAGCTACCTACCAGCATATCCGCTTTAAACCGGCTTAAAGCGGATGTTTCTTATGTCACGCTGCGAATTATACCGCACGATAAGCAATCCGTTACCTACAGCATCATGAATAACACAAAGAAAATGAGAGCTTCGGTACAAGCTGAGGGAAATACCTTGATGATCAGCACGGAAAAGGAGCGTAAATGGAATTGGTTTTTTGGATGGAGCCCTGATATAGGACGTGCTAAAATTGTAATCACAGTAAAAATTCCTCAAAATATGCTATTTGATACCGCTGACATCAACATCGGGGCGGGTTCATTACTCCTTGACAGCTTTACGGCAAATCAGCGGTTTACACTAAATGCCGGGGCTGCTGCTATAGACATTAAAAATATTACCGCCTCAAATGTGGATATCAAAACGGGCATCGGTGAAACGGTCTTCCGTAATTGCAGCTTTACGGATACGGTGATGAACACCGGTATTGGTGAAACGTCCTTTGACGGCAAGATTTGCAAGAACCTTGATATCAATGCCGGAATCGGCGAAATAGATATGAGGATAAACGGTAAAAAAGATGATTATTTGATCAATGCTACCTCAGGGATTGGTTCGATACTGATAGACGGACGCAGTGCGAGAGGGCTCGACTCCACATTCCGTATCAACAATCAGAATGCGCTGCATACCATCTGTGTTAAAGCCGGTATAGGGAAGGTGAATATTCGTTTTGCCGAATAA